In the genome of Paraburkholderia caribensis, the window CAACGGCGCGGCATAAGCCGATTGAAGGCTGAATGCGAGATTCAACAGCACGAACGGATACACGTCGAAACGTGTCACGCCGCAGACGTTCAAGCCGATCCATATCGCGACGATCAAGGTCTGCGACAGCAGAAACGTTGGCGTGCCGAAGAAGCGCGCGAACGATTCCGCCTTCAGCGCAAACCAGTCGTTGCCGAACACGGTTGAAAGATGCGCATGGGGAAGCTGAAAGCGCAGATGATCGCGCGGCGGGTCGTCGTGTTCAATGTGATCCGCGGCCATGTCGCTGTGCGGCGTCGAACTCTTGATGTTGCTTTCCATGATGGTGGGAATGAATGCTGGAATTGAATAACGGATACGCGAGGTTTCGCGCATCGAATGTATGCAGACTGTAGAGCTTCGTTGCCGCGCCTGGTTATGCGAACGCACGCTGCGATTCATGTCCGCACGGCGCATGCGTGAGCGGCGCCCGAAGGCATCGAACGCGAATGGTCGTGCGGATACCAAAGTGTCGGGGAGATACACAATGCACGTCGTCCGATAGCCCGGATACTGGATTGGTACGCGATGCACTGGCCGCGATAGGGATCGCGCAGCGCGAAGCGCGTATTTCGCCGTGCTGCTTTCGCCGGATAGACGAAAAGCGCCACGGCTGAATTGGCATCAATCCAGGAGTTCAGGTAATGGCTACGTTTGAATTGAAAGATGGTACCCAGCTTTTCTATAAGGATTGGGGTTCGGGTCAACCGGTGGTGTTCTCGCATGGCTGGCCGCTGAATGCCGACGCGTGGGACGCGCAGATGATGTATCTCGCGGAAAAGGGTTATCGGGTGATTGCGCATGACCGGCGCGGGCATGGCCGTTCGAGCCAGCCTTGGGACGGCAATGACATGAGCCGCTACGCGGACGATCTCGCGGAGCTGATCGAACATCTCGATCTGAAGGATGCGGTGCTGGTCGGCCATTCGACGGGCGGCGGCGAAGTCGCGCGCTATATCGGCCGGCACGGCACGCAACGCGTGCGCAAGGCCGTGCTGATTTCCGCCGTGCCGCCGCTGATGCTGAAAACGCCTGCCAATCCGGGCGGCCTGCCGATCTCGGTATTCGACGACATCCGCAAGGGCGTGATCGACAACCGCTCGCAATTCTTCAAGGATCTGGCCTTGCCGTTCTACGGCTTCAATCGCGAAGGCGCGAAGCCGTCGCAGGGCACCATCGACGCGTTCTGGTATGCAGGCATGCAATGCTCGATCAAGAGCGCGTACGACTGCATCAAGGCCTTCTCGGAAACGGACTTCACGGAAGACCTGAAGAAGATGACCGTGC includes:
- a CDS encoding DUF1003 domain-containing protein, which encodes MRETSRIRYSIPAFIPTIMESNIKSSTPHSDMAADHIEHDDPPRDHLRFQLPHAHLSTVFGNDWFALKAESFARFFGTPTFLLSQTLIVAIWIGLNVCGVTRFDVYPFVLLNLAFSLQSAYAAPLILLAQTRQADRDKAHADADARHREALAAAAERRDKALAHQTGQMQALLRQNTELTELTRDLTEQIARLTQDVHEKLTRDKHAKAT
- a CDS encoding alpha/beta fold hydrolase is translated as MATFELKDGTQLFYKDWGSGQPVVFSHGWPLNADAWDAQMMYLAEKGYRVIAHDRRGHGRSSQPWDGNDMSRYADDLAELIEHLDLKDAVLVGHSTGGGEVARYIGRHGTQRVRKAVLISAVPPLMLKTPANPGGLPISVFDDIRKGVIDNRSQFFKDLALPFYGFNREGAKPSQGTIDAFWYAGMQCSIKSAYDCIKAFSETDFTEDLKKMTVPTLVLQGDADQIVPLDDSGKLSSKLVPNGKLKIYEGAPHGMCTTHASLVNADLLQFIQE